In Diabrotica undecimpunctata isolate CICGRU chromosome 4, icDiaUnde3, whole genome shotgun sequence, a single genomic region encodes these proteins:
- the LOC140438921 gene encoding uncharacterized protein has product MAKIFPKALHSRIITSKKPEPTSLARSSSFNKANVSSFFTNYKKALSRNKFSPHKIWNCDESGFTTVHVPPKIIGPKGIKHFGQITSGERGQNITVIAAVNASGTHIPSMMVFPRVHFKSHMLKEAPVGTVGGANSSGWSNESLFLQLLKHFKCHVQPSIEGPVILLLDNHDSHVNIPVIQFCPKNSITLVTFHPDTSHKLQPLDRTVFGPLKTYYNTACSEWVLMHPGQPVSIYDVAELIGKAFPKAFCPSNILKRF; this is encoded by the coding sequence ATGGCTAAGATATTTCCCAAGGCGTTACACAGTAGAATTATCACTTCCAAAAAACCAGAGCCTACAAGCCTAGCAAGATCCAGCTCGTTTAATAAAGCCAATGTCAGCTCATTTTTTACAAATTACAAGAAAGCTCTGTCTCGAAATAAATTTTCTCCACACAAAATTTGGAACTGTGATGAATCTGGTTTTACAACCGTCCATGTCCCTCCTAAAATAATTGGTCCAAAAGGCATAAAACATTTTGGACAGATAACAAGTGGAGAAAGAGGACAGAATATTACTGTAATTGCGGCAGTAAATGCCTCTGGTACTCATATTCCATCTATGATGGTGTTTCCTAGAGTACATTTCAAATCCCATATGTTGAAAGAAGCTCCTGTAGGCACAGTTGGAGGTGCCAATTCATCTGGCTGGTCTAATGAGTCACTTTTTTTGCAGTTGCTGAAGCATTTTAAATGTCATGTACAACCATCTATTGAAGGCCCAGTTATTTTACTTCTTGACAACCATGATAGTCACGTTAATATACCAGTGATTCAGTTTTGTCCAAAAAATAGCATAACATTGGTTACTTTCCATCCTGACACAAGCCACAAGCTTCAGCCTCTCGATAGAACTGTCTTTGGGCCATTGAAAACGTATTACAATACAGCTTGTAGTGAATGGGTGCTTATGCATCCAGGGCAGCCTGTAAGTATCTACGACGTTGCAGAGTTAATAGGGAAAGCATTTCCAAAAGCTTTTTGTCCATCGAATATTCTTAAACGATTTTAA